A DNA window from Loxodonta africana isolate mLoxAfr1 chromosome 7, mLoxAfr1.hap2, whole genome shotgun sequence contains the following coding sequences:
- the LOC100655903 gene encoding olfactory receptor 5T3-like gives MSVSSSGLDPYRIQVKKVTEVTMFILLGFTNDFELQVFLFVLFLGIYIFTLVANLGLVLLVLVDSHLHKPKYCFLGVLSFLDACYSSVVTPKMLVNFLAQNEAISFTACATQMLLFVTFGTTESFLLAAMACDRYVAIYKPLSYSVNMSPRVYVPLITASYVGGFLNATLHSIATFSLSFCASNEIRHVFCDIPPLLAISCSVTHINQLLLFCLVGSLELCNILIVLFSYGFIFMVILKMKSAEGRRKVFSTYGSIHLPWNNPLHVCKA, from the coding sequence ATGTCAGTGTCGTCCTCAGGACTGGATCCCTACAGGATTCAGGTGAAGAAAGTCACTGAAGTCACCATGTTTATATTGCTGGGCTTCACGAATGATTTTGAGCTGCAAGTCTTTCTCTTTGTACTATTTCTAGGAATCTATATTTTCACTCTGGTGGCAAATTTGGGGCTGGTTTTATTAGTCTTGGTAGATTCTCATCTCCACAAACCCAAGTACTGTTTTCTGGGTGTTTTATCTTTCTTAGATGCCTGTTATTCTTCAGTTGTCACCCCAAAAATGTTAGTCAATTTCCTGGCACAGAATGAAGCCATTTCATTTACTGCATGTGCAACACAGATGCTGCTCTTTGTCACTTTTGGGACCACAGAATCCTTTCTTTTGGCGGCAATGGCATGTGATCGCTACGTAGCAATCTACAAACCACTTTCGTATTCAGTTAACATGTCACCCAGAGTCTACGTGCCACTCATCACTGCTTCATATGTTGGTGGTTTTTTAAATGCTACTTTACACTCCATAGCAACTTTTAGCCTCTCCTTCTGTGCATCCAATGAAATTAGACACGTCTTTTGTGATATCCCTCCACTCCTTGCTATCTCTTGCTCTGTCACTCACATCAACCAGCTTCTGCTCTTCTGCTTGGTGGGTTCTCTTGAGTTATGCAATATCCTGATTGTATTGTTCTCTTATGGTTTCATTTTTATGGTCATTCTGAAGATGAAGTCTGCCGAAGGGAGGCGAAAAGTGTTTTCCACTTACGGGAGTATCCATTTACCATGGAACAATCCTCTTCATGTATGCAAGGCCTAA
- the LOC100656189 gene encoding LOW QUALITY PROTEIN: olfactory receptor 5T1-like (The sequence of the model RefSeq protein was modified relative to this genomic sequence to represent the inferred CDS: substituted 1 base at 1 genomic stop codon) — protein MADARLHSPMYYFLSVLSFLDVCSSSVVTPKILVNFLAENKTVSFLGCATQMLLIVTFGTTECFLLAAKAYDRYAAIYNPLLYSVHMSPTVYVSLISASYVGGISHATLNTVATFSLSFCAANEIRHVFCDIPPLLAISCSDTHINQLLLFYFVGSIEIFTVLIVLISYGFIFMAILKVHSAEGRXKVFSTCGSHLTGVSIYHGTILFMYLRPSSSYALDHDMIVSVFYTIVIPMLNPIIYSLRNKDVKEAMKKCFREIGS, from the coding sequence ATGGCGGATGCCCGACTCCACAGTCCCATGTACTATTTTCTGAGTGTGTTATCTTTCTTAGATGTCTGCTCTTCTTCAGTTGTCACCCCGAAAATATTGGTCAATTTTCTGGCAGAGAATAAAACTGTTTCATTCCTTGGATGTGCAACACAGATGCTACTCATTGTCACTTTTGGGACCACAGAATGCTTTCTTTTGGCAGCAAAGGCATACGATCGGTATGCAGCAATTTACAACCCACTTCTCTATTCAGTTCACATGTCACCCACAGTCTATGTGTCACTCATCTCTGCTTCATATGTTGGTGGTATTTCACATGCTACTTTAAACACAGTGGCAACTTTTAGCCTCTCCTTCTGTGCAGCCAATGAAATTAGACATGTCTTTTGTGATATCCCTCCGCTTCTTGCTATCTCTTGCTCTGACACTCACATCAACCAACTTCTACTCTTCTACTTTGTGGGATCTATTGAGATATTCACTGTCCTGATTGTCTTGATATCTTATGGATTCATTTTTATGGCCATTCTGAAGGTGCATTCTGCTGAAGGGAGGTGAAAAGTGTTTTCCACTTGTGGCTCTCACCTAACTGGAGTATCAATTTACCATGGAACAATCCTCTTCATGTACTTGAGACCAAGTTCCAGCTATGCTTTGGACCATGACATGATAGTGTCTGTATTCTACACCATTGTGATTCCCATGCTGAATCCCATCATCTACAgtttgaggaacaaagatgtaaaagaagcaATGAAGAAATGTTTCAGAGAAATTGGTTCATAA